Proteins from a genomic interval of Desulfoplanes formicivorans:
- a CDS encoding aminotransferase-like domain-containing protein, with translation MNEPSSSQFRYQDVEEHIQGLITSGTLTPGDRLPSLRSLSTHMQVSISTVSQAYVRLEEQGVITARPRSGFFVAHRTRKLPPFAGNPRPALEPTTVNRNQLIRTVLEAVGDTSLVPFAIISPAKELLPHKALSKFMRQVVARDDGTSLSYAPCEGDLRLRRQICFRSIDAGISVLPQDILVTFGAMEALNISLRTVTRPGDTVLVQSPTYFCFLQLLENCGLRAIEIGSDPRTGVDPEDIATALDTFDIKAGILSSNFNNPDGSLTPEPAKKAIAHLFEERSIPLIEDDVSGELHFEDTRPGTYKQHDHTGNVIYCSSFSKTLAPGYRVGWMIPGKRYDQALEIKATSSVCSATPTQMVVAAYLESGQYDRHLRRLRQAIAKQMKTLQMAITEHFPQGTRATRPTGGAVLWVELPGDIDAVDYFFRAKKAGIGIAPGTIFSTQENYNSFIRLSCDGIWNAAMQEGIAKLGSIAADMAGEKRGIAGRQG, from the coding sequence ATGAACGAGCCATCTTCTTCCCAATTTCGTTATCAGGACGTGGAGGAGCACATCCAGGGACTCATAACCTCGGGAACCCTTACTCCGGGTGACCGACTTCCGTCTCTGCGCTCCCTGAGCACGCACATGCAAGTGAGCATCTCCACGGTCTCCCAGGCCTATGTGAGGCTCGAGGAACAGGGAGTGATCACGGCCAGGCCCAGATCGGGTTTTTTCGTAGCCCACAGGACACGCAAACTTCCTCCCTTTGCGGGCAATCCGCGACCGGCCCTCGAACCCACAACAGTGAACAGGAACCAACTCATAAGGACTGTGCTCGAGGCGGTGGGAGACACATCCCTTGTGCCTTTTGCCATTATTTCTCCGGCCAAGGAGCTTCTCCCGCACAAGGCCCTTTCGAAATTCATGCGCCAGGTTGTTGCACGGGATGATGGCACGTCCCTGAGCTATGCGCCCTGTGAAGGAGATTTGAGACTCCGCCGCCAGATCTGCTTCAGGTCCATTGACGCGGGCATATCCGTCCTGCCTCAGGATATCTTGGTCACCTTCGGGGCCATGGAGGCCCTGAACATCAGTCTGCGCACCGTTACCCGACCGGGAGACACCGTCCTTGTCCAGTCTCCCACCTATTTCTGTTTTCTTCAGCTTCTGGAGAATTGCGGACTGCGAGCCATTGAAATAGGATCGGACCCCAGAACTGGTGTTGATCCCGAGGATATTGCAACAGCCCTGGACACCTTTGACATCAAAGCCGGCATTCTGTCCTCCAACTTCAACAACCCCGACGGCAGTCTGACTCCTGAACCGGCCAAAAAAGCCATTGCCCACCTTTTCGAGGAACGGTCGATCCCCCTCATTGAGGACGATGTCTCGGGCGAGTTGCATTTCGAGGATACCCGACCGGGAACATACAAACAGCATGACCATACCGGGAACGTGATCTACTGCTCCTCCTTTTCCAAAACCCTCGCTCCGGGGTACCGGGTGGGATGGATGATACCGGGAAAACGCTACGATCAGGCACTGGAAATCAAGGCCACGTCCAGCGTGTGCTCGGCCACCCCCACCCAGATGGTCGTGGCCGCCTATCTGGAATCAGGGCAGTACGACCGCCATCTGCGACGGCTCAGGCAGGCGATTGCCAAACAGATGAAAACATTGCAGATGGCCATCACGGAACACTTTCCCCAAGGGACCCGTGCCACACGCCCCACAGGAGGCGCCGTACTCTGGGTCGAGCTGCCCGGGGACATCGATGCTGTGGATTACTTCTTCCGGGCCAAAAAGGCAGGCATCGGCATCGCCCCGGGGACCATCTTTTCCACCCAGGAGAATTACAATTCGTTCATCCGGCTCAGCTGTGACGGGATCTGGAATGCGGCCATGCAGGAAGGCATCGCAAAGCTGGGCAGCATAGCTGCAGACATGGCCGGGGAAAAGAGAGGAATCGCTGGTCGGCAGGGATAG
- a CDS encoding AzlC family ABC transporter permease — MEQTMEVGQGESMRIFINAFKQTAPIVMGYIPVGFAYGVLAQKVGLSPLNTLLMSVMVFAGSAQLIAVGLMAAGVPPLSVIVTTFVVNLRHLLMSASLSPHLRSWKKWQLALFAFELTDETFALHSTRYFQGKQLKSETFCINVIAQLAWVLGTWLGMVASTLITDVKPIGLDYALPAMFIALLVAQIKEPMHVLVALIAGILSVVLALVGLDHFHVILATVVAATLGLGVETWIRK; from the coding sequence ATGGAACAAACCATGGAGGTCGGACAGGGGGAATCCATGCGGATTTTCATTAACGCATTCAAACAGACCGCGCCCATTGTCATGGGATACATCCCGGTTGGGTTTGCCTACGGGGTGCTGGCCCAGAAGGTGGGATTATCACCGCTGAACACACTGCTCATGTCCGTCATGGTCTTTGCCGGATCGGCCCAACTTATTGCCGTGGGCCTCATGGCCGCAGGCGTTCCCCCTCTGTCGGTCATTGTGACCACCTTTGTGGTCAATCTGCGCCATCTGCTCATGTCCGCATCCCTGTCTCCGCACCTCAGATCCTGGAAAAAATGGCAGCTGGCCCTGTTTGCCTTTGAGCTCACAGATGAAACCTTTGCCCTGCACTCCACGCGATATTTCCAGGGCAAGCAGCTCAAAAGCGAAACCTTCTGCATCAACGTGATCGCCCAGCTGGCCTGGGTCTTGGGAACCTGGTTGGGTATGGTGGCCAGCACGCTCATCACGGATGTAAAGCCCATCGGGCTGGATTATGCGCTGCCCGCCATGTTCATTGCCCTGCTGGTGGCCCAGATCAAGGAGCCCATGCATGTGCTGGTGGCCCTGATCGCCGGTATCCTGTCCGTGGTCCTGGCTCTGGTCGGCCTTGATCATTTTCATGTCATTCTGGCGACGGTTGTCGCCGCAACCCTGGGACTGGGGGTGGAAACGTGGATCAGAAAATAA
- a CDS encoding AzlD domain-containing protein → MDQKIMFMTICGMLVVTYIPRMLPVVALASRNMPPALIRWLGFIPTTVLSALLVPDLVLRDGNLHFGMDNLFLWVALPTFLVAWRTRSFFGAIFTGMFLVAVARWMIGS, encoded by the coding sequence GTGGATCAGAAAATAATGTTCATGACCATTTGCGGGATGCTGGTGGTCACGTATATCCCGAGGATGCTCCCCGTAGTCGCGCTGGCGTCCAGAAACATGCCGCCAGCCCTGATCCGGTGGCTTGGATTTATCCCCACGACCGTGCTTTCGGCCCTGCTCGTTCCCGATCTGGTACTGCGGGACGGGAATCTTCATTTCGGCATGGACAACCTCTTCCTGTGGGTCGCCCTGCCCACGTTCCTGGTTGCCTGGAGGACAAGGAGTTTTTTCGGGGCCATTTTCACGGGCATGTTTCTGGTTGCCGTGGCTAGGTGGATGATCGGCTCCTGA